From the genome of Solidesulfovibrio carbinolicus, one region includes:
- a CDS encoding aryl-sulfate sulfotransferase codes for MTTGNAQEQTVGLFTADVAAQPGLTLVATLFGHDTWLLDNAGQVVNSWTSPHVGAGAAYLLGNGDLVRSAVAYRNAHVGKMSAPAGGLIEEFDWEGNLVWSYKYIGEDYSQHHDFCVMPNGNLLLVAWEYKSPQEAYLAGRSPAFIPTKGLLVDSVVEVQKTGPNSGQIVWEWHAWDHLVQDENPALPDYGQVSSHPERININSLGALVKETGKVDSDWTHINGIDYNAQTDQIMLSVHTQSEVWIIDHGTTTAEAAGSTGGKAGHGGDLLYRFGNPRAYDAGTLADQTLYGQHDALWIESGLPGAGNVLVFNNGWQSPYGEYSHVLELVLPVDEDGAYRRDPDGSFAEPEVVWRYPDGDVAGFYSAYVSGAQRVENGDTLVTLGATGTLMEITPAGETVWSYVNPDTDQGLLQQGESAEAVGLGYANNVFRATRYAYDFEGFAGKNLVGGNLLVADPSATAWAVAGQTGAGATLGVAAV; via the coding sequence ATGACCACCGGCAACGCCCAGGAACAAACCGTCGGCCTTTTCACGGCCGACGTCGCCGCCCAGCCCGGCCTGACCCTTGTTGCAACCTTGTTCGGCCACGACACCTGGCTCCTTGACAATGCCGGCCAGGTCGTCAACTCTTGGACGAGTCCCCATGTCGGCGCGGGAGCGGCCTATCTTCTGGGCAACGGCGACCTCGTGCGCTCCGCCGTCGCCTACCGCAACGCCCACGTCGGCAAGATGAGCGCTCCGGCCGGCGGTCTTATCGAGGAGTTCGACTGGGAAGGCAACCTGGTGTGGAGCTACAAGTACATCGGCGAGGACTACAGCCAGCACCACGATTTTTGCGTCATGCCCAACGGCAACCTGCTGCTGGTGGCCTGGGAATACAAAAGCCCCCAGGAAGCCTATCTGGCCGGCCGTTCTCCGGCCTTTATCCCCACCAAGGGCCTGCTGGTCGATTCCGTGGTCGAGGTCCAAAAGACCGGGCCTAATTCGGGGCAGATCGTCTGGGAATGGCACGCCTGGGACCATCTCGTGCAAGACGAGAACCCGGCCCTGCCCGACTACGGCCAGGTGTCGAGCCATCCCGAGCGCATCAACATCAATTCCCTCGGCGCTCTGGTCAAGGAAACCGGCAAGGTCGATTCCGACTGGACCCATATAAACGGCATCGATTACAATGCGCAAACCGACCAGATCATGTTAAGCGTCCACACCCAAAGCGAGGTCTGGATCATCGACCACGGCACGACCACGGCCGAGGCGGCCGGCTCCACCGGCGGCAAGGCCGGCCACGGCGGCGATCTCCTCTACCGTTTCGGCAACCCCCGGGCCTACGACGCCGGCACGCTGGCCGATCAGACGCTTTACGGCCAGCACGACGCTTTGTGGATCGAAAGCGGCCTGCCCGGAGCCGGCAACGTGCTGGTCTTCAACAACGGCTGGCAAAGTCCGTACGGCGAGTATTCCCACGTGCTGGAACTGGTCCTGCCCGTGGACGAGGACGGCGCGTATCGGCGCGACCCCGACGGGTCCTTTGCCGAACCCGAGGTGGTTTGGCGCTATCCCGACGGCGACGTGGCCGGCTTTTATTCGGCTTACGTTTCCGGTGCCCAGCGTGTGGAAAACGGCGATACCTTGGTGACGCTCGGCGCGACCGGAACCCTGATGGAGATTACGCCGGCCGGGGAAACGGTCTGGAGCTACGTCAACCCGGACACCGACCAGGGCTTGTTGCAACAAGGGGAGTCGGCCGAGGCCGTGGGCCTGGGCTATGCCAACAATGTCTTTCGGGCCACCCGGTATGCGTATGATTTCGAAGGGTTTGCCGGGAAAAACCTCGTTGGCGGCAATCTCCTTGTCGCCGACCCTTCGGCCACGGCTTGGGCCGTGGCCGGCCAGACCGGAGCAGGCGCGACCCTGGGCGTCGCGGCCGTCTGA
- a CDS encoding DUF5343 domain-containing protein, translating to MPTSAPPKPPLSRAYTLKASKIPNYFEVLLENPEPEVFDTAVLAKSGFRYAIDRTFIDILKGLGFLNEAGQPTRRYRDFRDHRQAAAALRLGLTEAYAGLLAALPDAAVCSEREIMEAVSQYFEGELNDMAVGGIAATYLALTRYAASLDNGAASADAAAIVGAVQRSATATLAAFEPPSASPDARGLSAAAVAEPAAEPAANPEPVADPEPVATASPALDATPLAGPEPGAAPKTTNKTEGAPGIVIEACPPEACNQTQGTSQRAIIHITLPASTDEAVYDAIFASLKRHLLSPGDSA from the coding sequence ATGCCAACGAGCGCCCCGCCGAAGCCGCCCCTGTCCCGGGCCTATACGTTGAAGGCTTCCAAGATTCCAAACTACTTCGAAGTGTTGCTGGAAAATCCGGAGCCGGAGGTCTTTGACACGGCGGTTTTGGCCAAGTCCGGCTTCCGCTACGCCATTGACCGGACCTTCATCGACATCCTCAAGGGTTTGGGATTTTTGAACGAAGCCGGCCAACCCACCCGGCGCTATCGGGATTTCCGTGACCACCGCCAAGCCGCCGCAGCATTGCGCCTGGGGCTGACCGAAGCCTACGCCGGCCTGCTGGCCGCTCTGCCCGATGCCGCAGTATGTTCCGAACGCGAGATCATGGAGGCCGTGTCCCAATATTTCGAAGGGGAATTAAACGACATGGCCGTCGGCGGCATTGCCGCCACCTACCTGGCCCTGACGCGCTACGCGGCCAGCCTCGACAACGGCGCGGCCAGCGCCGACGCGGCGGCCATTGTCGGCGCGGTGCAACGCTCGGCTACGGCCACGCTTGCGGCGTTCGAACCGCCCTCTGCGTCCCCCGACGCCAGAGGCCTTTCGGCCGCAGCTGTGGCCGAGCCTGCGGCCGAGCCGGCCGCCAATCCCGAGCCTGTGGCCGACCCCGAGCCGGTCGCGACGGCCAGCCCCGCGCTTGACGCGACGCCCCTGGCCGGGCCAGAGCCGGGCGCCGCCCCGAAAACGACAAACAAAACCGAAGGCGCGCCGGGCATCGTCATCGAGGCCTGCCCCCCCGAAGCCTGCAACCAAACCCAAGGGACGTCCCAACGCGCCATTATCCACATCACCCTGCCGGCCAGCACCGACGAGGCGGTCTACGACGCCATTTTCGCCAGTTTGAAGCGTCATCTGCTGTCGCCGGGCGACAGTGCCTAG
- a CDS encoding beta-galactosidase, translating to MIRARLTAFLSCLILAAGLAGANSALAAPSAVGREGGRPVLLVDGKPVTSGFVEIYYYPGRGNPMPGQPEYGDPRWVEAMKRAVDTALAQGVRLVMASVWWSDIDRSPARPATLQAARYDFAPLDAVMDHAARRKAQVVLKTSANHFLPGWWLAEQGFPQGAGYQERSACRSCETDAYGTAYANPSMGSLEARRDFGAFVEALVGRYRTHPALVGWAFGLGPTGEDGYGPNYIVVDAPGGGPGLGRRPMMFTDYSPDFTARFRSWLTARYGTDAGLRQAWGDPKVSLTDFRVPPPAELVRDPALFTRRPFPDAANDRDGDPAQWLTPKGMDFYAFRNWARDDETDYFARLFKSLDSKHVLFLNARARASARAHPAIDGVFFNPNPRFGQPLFFENDQLDLILRSVERIVAAGKLAWVASENGHEPGRAPGAGESKEQVNYLLAIGCGVKSLGGVMGYAVDLLDPDTANAWLPTWRTAHALSAIKAIEAWKPAPGRGPCDTITELRRRNGCDAGAGAPAGCRLTELALINYCRSDLACDADRDGRVSEEEYAACRPGGQTPPSDTTSGGPAAGPVGAPAGGPPGGAAGKCGDGVCDDFERSRGVCPADCGASSSSATPAGVTPPASNPGPAGSPPAGAAGKCGDGVCDDFERSRGVCPADCGASSSSATPAGVTPPASSPGPVGGPPAGAAGKCGDGVCDDFERSRGVCPADCAQSSGSSSSPAAPASSGIKPASPTLRVSSGSSGGSPVRPPARPANAATGCATISSARAACVRPTAPRPPGRRPAAPDATRDKAGCFR from the coding sequence ATGATCCGCGCTCGCCTGACGGCTTTCCTGTCCTGCCTGATCCTGGCCGCCGGCCTGGCCGGCGCAAACAGCGCCCTGGCCGCCCCAAGCGCCGTTGGCCGCGAGGGCGGCCGGCCGGTCCTTCTTGTCGATGGCAAGCCGGTCACCTCGGGTTTTGTCGAAATCTACTACTATCCCGGCCGAGGCAATCCCATGCCTGGCCAGCCCGAATACGGCGATCCCCGCTGGGTCGAGGCCATGAAGCGGGCCGTGGACACGGCCCTGGCCCAGGGCGTGCGTCTGGTCATGGCCAGCGTCTGGTGGAGTGACATCGACCGCTCCCCGGCCCGGCCGGCCACGCTGCAAGCGGCCCGCTACGACTTCGCCCCCCTGGACGCCGTCATGGACCATGCGGCCAGGCGCAAGGCCCAGGTGGTGCTCAAGACCTCGGCCAACCATTTCCTGCCCGGCTGGTGGCTGGCCGAGCAGGGCTTCCCTCAGGGAGCCGGATATCAGGAACGTTCGGCCTGCCGGTCCTGCGAGACCGACGCCTACGGCACGGCCTACGCCAACCCGAGCATGGGCAGCCTGGAGGCCCGGCGGGATTTCGGGGCCTTTGTCGAGGCCCTGGTCGGGCGCTACCGGACCCATCCGGCCCTGGTCGGCTGGGCCTTCGGCCTTGGCCCCACCGGCGAGGACGGCTACGGCCCCAACTATATCGTGGTGGACGCCCCGGGCGGCGGGCCGGGCCTGGGCCGCCGGCCCATGATGTTCACCGACTATTCCCCGGATTTCACCGCCCGTTTTCGCTCCTGGCTCACGGCCCGCTACGGGACCGACGCCGGCCTGCGCCAGGCCTGGGGCGATCCCAAGGTGTCGCTCACCGATTTCCGCGTGCCGCCGCCGGCCGAGCTGGTGCGCGATCCGGCCCTGTTTACCCGCCGCCCCTTTCCCGACGCCGCCAACGACCGCGACGGCGACCCGGCCCAATGGCTTACGCCCAAGGGCATGGATTTCTACGCCTTCCGCAACTGGGCCAGGGACGACGAAACCGACTACTTCGCCAGGCTTTTCAAGTCCCTGGACAGCAAACACGTGCTGTTCCTCAACGCCCGGGCCAGGGCCTCGGCCAGGGCGCATCCCGCCATCGACGGGGTGTTTTTCAATCCCAATCCGCGCTTTGGCCAGCCGCTGTTTTTTGAAAATGACCAGCTCGACCTGATCCTGCGCTCCGTGGAGCGGATCGTGGCCGCCGGCAAGCTGGCCTGGGTGGCGTCAGAAAACGGCCACGAGCCGGGCCGGGCGCCCGGTGCCGGGGAGAGCAAGGAGCAGGTCAACTACCTGCTCGCCATCGGCTGCGGCGTCAAAAGCCTGGGCGGCGTCATGGGCTACGCCGTGGATCTGCTCGACCCGGACACGGCCAATGCCTGGCTGCCCACCTGGCGCACGGCCCACGCCCTGTCGGCCATAAAGGCCATCGAGGCCTGGAAGCCCGCGCCCGGGCGCGGCCCCTGCGATACCATCACGGAACTGCGCCGCCGAAACGGCTGCGACGCCGGGGCCGGCGCTCCGGCCGGCTGCCGGCTCACCGAACTGGCGCTGATCAATTACTGCCGCAGCGATCTTGCTTGCGACGCTGACCGCGACGGCCGGGTCAGCGAGGAAGAGTACGCCGCCTGCCGTCCCGGCGGCCAGACGCCGCCCTCCGACACAACGTCCGGCGGTCCGGCCGCTGGACCGGTCGGCGCTCCGGCCGGCGGTCCGCCTGGGGGCGCGGCCGGCAAATGCGGCGACGGCGTGTGCGACGACTTCGAACGCTCACGCGGCGTGTGCCCGGCCGATTGCGGCGCATCGTCCAGCTCGGCGACTCCGGCCGGTGTGACGCCGCCGGCGTCGAACCCAGGCCCGGCCGGCAGTCCGCCTGCTGGGGCGGCCGGCAAATGCGGCGACGGGGTGTGCGACGATTTCGAGCGTTCCCGCGGCGTGTGCCCGGCTGATTGCGGCGCATCGTCCAGCTCGGCGACTCCGGCCGGCGTGACGCCGCCGGCGTCGAGCCCTGGCCCGGTCGGCGGTCCGCCTGCTGGGGCGGCCGGCAAATGCGGCGACGGCGTATGCGACGATTTCGAGCGCTCGCGCGGCGTGTGCCCGGCCGATTGTGCCCAGTCGTCCGGCTCGTCGTCCAGCCCGGCGGCCCCGGCCTCGTCCGGCATCAAGCCGGCCTCGCCGACGCTGCGGGTTTCGTCCGGTTCATCCGGCGGTTCCCCGGTCCGCCCCCCGGCGCGGCCGGCAAATGCGGCGACGGGGTGTGCGACGATTTCGAGCGCTCGCGCGGCGTGTGTCCGGCCGACTGCGCCTCGGCCTCCGGGGCGTCGGCCGGCGGCTCCTGATGCGACGCGGGACAAGGCAGGCTGTTTTCGGTAA
- a CDS encoding O-antigen ligase family protein, whose protein sequence is MNDHIAPRAPAAPRYAAAVAAVLAGGGLAAVVLAASGLSWWAALAGAASLALLVACLASPFFGLCATAFCLILASPNIYGLVVNTLQLHLYPYVFPLVFTFLGMLARSAQGRLSLRPRSAFLPVLLLVFAAEAASLLWTPHLAWGLANMARLATNLLLYWTVMVLVDTPRRLDILFKTLFASAVMTAAGVLGALEWEYVLHVPLDRQLRLMFEIYFYTTRAGGIESWNQSAGFLSVASIIAAGYAVLARTRARRAGWGLAAMFYFCMMLLPASRGALLGFCGAVVLLILALPATRRLFLRKTTLFVVLVIVGMLVTTPGYIDRMLVGFGYTGELLFSKKKSSSSSDSDATGISTRYKIWREGFKRVGESGVTILGGLGTGGFMYRIKVFEVHNVYLAFYYDMGLAGIFLLFFLGFIFIRRTFPIAMAYLARLARPPNSPDPASGDFVLVMFFAVLTAFMAEVAIHGLVDYDLTSFVSRYAFFYLALYDVVLGLAEARPAVLLDAGAAKA, encoded by the coding sequence TTGAACGACCACATCGCCCCGCGCGCCCCGGCCGCGCCCCGCTATGCCGCCGCCGTCGCCGCCGTTCTGGCCGGCGGGGGGCTGGCCGCCGTGGTCCTGGCCGCCTCGGGCCTGTCCTGGTGGGCGGCCCTGGCCGGGGCCGCAAGCCTCGCCCTTTTGGTCGCCTGTCTGGCCAGCCCTTTTTTCGGCCTGTGCGCCACCGCCTTTTGCCTCATCCTGGCCTCGCCAAACATCTACGGCCTGGTCGTCAATACCCTGCAACTTCACCTCTATCCCTACGTCTTTCCACTGGTTTTCACGTTTCTCGGAATGCTCGCCCGGTCCGCCCAGGGCCGGCTGTCGCTACGGCCGCGTTCGGCCTTCCTGCCCGTGCTGCTGCTGGTCTTCGCGGCCGAGGCCGCAAGTCTCCTGTGGACGCCGCACTTGGCTTGGGGGCTGGCCAACATGGCGCGTCTGGCCACGAATCTGCTCCTTTACTGGACCGTCATGGTTTTGGTCGACACGCCGCGCCGCCTGGACATCCTCTTTAAGACCCTGTTCGCCAGCGCCGTCATGACCGCCGCCGGCGTGCTCGGGGCCCTGGAGTGGGAATACGTCCTGCACGTGCCCCTGGACCGTCAGCTGCGGCTCATGTTCGAGATCTATTTCTACACCACCCGGGCCGGCGGCATCGAATCCTGGAACCAGAGCGCCGGATTCTTAAGCGTGGCCAGCATCATCGCCGCCGGCTACGCCGTGCTGGCCCGGACCAGGGCCCGGCGCGCGGGCTGGGGGCTGGCCGCCATGTTCTATTTCTGCATGATGCTGCTACCGGCCAGCCGGGGGGCGCTTCTCGGCTTTTGCGGCGCGGTTGTGCTGCTCATTTTGGCCCTGCCGGCCACCAGACGCCTGTTTTTGCGCAAAACCACGCTGTTTGTCGTCCTGGTCATCGTCGGCATGCTCGTCACCACCCCCGGCTACATCGACCGGATGCTCGTGGGCTTCGGCTACACGGGCGAGTTGCTGTTCAGCAAAAAGAAGTCCTCGTCCTCCAGCGACTCCGACGCCACAGGCATCTCGACGCGCTATAAAATCTGGCGCGAGGGCTTCAAACGTGTGGGCGAAAGCGGCGTGACCATCCTCGGCGGCCTGGGCACGGGCGGCTTCATGTACCGGATCAAGGTCTTCGAGGTGCACAACGTCTACCTCGCCTTCTACTACGACATGGGTTTGGCCGGCATTTTCCTGCTCTTTTTCCTGGGCTTCATTTTCATCCGGCGTACGTTTCCCATCGCCATGGCCTATCTTGCCCGTCTGGCCCGTCCGCCGAATTCGCCCGATCCGGCCAGCGGGGACTTCGTCCTGGTCATGTTTTTCGCCGTGCTGACTGCCTTTATGGCCGAGGTCGCCATCCATGGTTTGGTGGACTACGACCTCACGTCCTTTGTCTCGCGCTACGCTTTTTTCTACCTGGCTCTCTACGACGTCGTCCTGGGGCTGGCCGAGGCCCGGCCGGCCGTCCTCCTCGACGCCGGGGCGGCGAAGGCGTAG
- a CDS encoding BrnT family toxin, whose translation MNFTWDEDKRRANLSKHGLDFEAAEKLFDDYRLEHLDTRRDYGEDRWIALGLIHGNVAVLVYTERGEDIRVISLRKATPEERQIYEQVRFKRLGPA comes from the coding sequence TTGAACTTCACATGGGACGAAGACAAGCGGCGGGCGAATCTTTCAAAGCATGGGCTGGACTTCGAGGCGGCCGAAAAGCTGTTTGACGACTACCGCCTGGAACACCTCGACACCCGCCGGGATTATGGAGAGGACCGATGGATTGCCCTTGGCCTGATTCACGGCAACGTGGCGGTTCTGGTTTACACGGAACGCGGCGAGGACATCCGGGTCATCTCCCTTCGGAAAGCCACGCCCGAGGAGCGGCAAATTTATGAGCAAGTACGATTCAAGCGACTTGGCCCGGCTTGA
- a CDS encoding BrnA antitoxin family protein: MSKYDSSDLARLEAMTDAEAIQNALDDADSPPTDAAFWADAELVDPEPKKVPVCIRVRPDILKFFKQRGPGYQTRINQVLEAYVAHQEKRAGRERQGPTFPRLGCD, encoded by the coding sequence ATGAGCAAGTACGATTCAAGCGACTTGGCCCGGCTTGAGGCCATGACCGACGCCGAGGCCATCCAGAACGCCCTGGACGACGCCGATAGCCCCCCCACCGACGCGGCATTTTGGGCCGACGCCGAACTGGTTGACCCGGAACCCAAGAAGGTGCCCGTCTGCATCCGCGTCCGCCCGGACATCCTGAAATTCTTCAAGCAGCGCGGCCCCGGATATCAAACCCGCATCAATCAAGTCTTGGAAGCCTACGTCGCCCACCAGGAGAAGCGGGCCGGCAGAGAGCGACAAGGACCGACATTTCCCCGGCTAGGCTGCGACTGA
- a CDS encoding tyrosine-type recombinase/integrase produces the protein MAYTWKQTKHEGVRYREHPTRKHGVKPDQYFAIRYRVDGVRREEALGWASQGWTAAKAAQTLADLKKAATTGEGPTSLAEKREQADARRKAEQAAMAREARQGVTFDAFWQDDYVIALRNRVKPESYQKEEAHFRFWLSPTLGKLPLREITEADLERVQDKIRAAGLSDRSHEYIMGTFRRVWRHAFKRKIVAVECPVGKLDIPKPVNTRLRVLTPEEIQALLAELATVDQTAHDLTVFALLTGCRASEAFKLRWENVDFVREAALFPETKNREPREVFLAADVLDMLKRRGPGRPGEYVFTKRDGTPYDAAPSSFKTTLERLGFNEGRAPRDRATFHNLRHSAATYAARRGVPVKDMQTIFGWKTPSMVFRYAKGSEDVQRRAMKGLASAFMEDKGGKVVPFPAGKAEGE, from the coding sequence ATGGCCTACACCTGGAAGCAAACCAAGCATGAAGGCGTCCGGTATCGGGAACACCCAACCCGCAAGCACGGCGTGAAGCCTGACCAGTATTTCGCCATCCGGTATCGCGTGGACGGCGTGCGCCGCGAGGAAGCCCTCGGCTGGGCGTCCCAAGGATGGACGGCGGCCAAGGCGGCCCAGACCCTTGCGGACCTTAAAAAAGCGGCCACGACAGGCGAAGGCCCGACCTCCCTTGCCGAGAAGCGCGAGCAAGCCGATGCCCGACGCAAAGCCGAACAGGCCGCTATGGCGCGTGAGGCCCGGCAAGGCGTGACCTTCGATGCCTTTTGGCAAGACGACTACGTGATTGCCCTCCGCAACCGGGTCAAGCCCGAGTCGTATCAAAAGGAAGAGGCCCACTTCAGGTTTTGGTTATCCCCGACCCTCGGCAAGCTGCCACTGCGCGAAATCACCGAAGCCGACCTTGAGCGCGTCCAAGACAAAATCAGGGCCGCCGGCCTGTCCGACCGATCCCATGAGTACATCATGGGCACGTTCCGTCGCGTCTGGAGGCACGCCTTCAAGCGTAAGATCGTGGCCGTGGAGTGCCCCGTGGGCAAGCTGGACATCCCCAAGCCCGTCAACACCCGGCTCCGCGTCCTGACCCCGGAGGAAATTCAAGCCCTCCTGGCGGAACTGGCGACCGTGGACCAGACCGCCCATGACCTGACCGTCTTTGCGCTGCTCACTGGTTGCCGGGCCTCCGAGGCGTTCAAGCTGCGCTGGGAAAACGTGGACTTCGTGCGCGAGGCCGCCCTTTTCCCCGAGACGAAGAACCGCGAACCCCGCGAAGTCTTCCTTGCCGCCGACGTGCTGGATATGCTGAAACGCCGAGGCCCCGGCCGCCCTGGCGAGTATGTCTTCACCAAGCGCGACGGCACGCCCTACGACGCCGCCCCCTCCTCCTTCAAGACGACACTGGAACGCCTGGGATTCAACGAAGGACGCGCTCCGCGTGACCGGGCCACGTTCCACAATTTGCGGCACAGCGCCGCCACCTACGCGGCCAGACGCGGCGTCCCGGTCAAGGACATGCAGACCATTTTCGGCTGGAAGACCCCGAGCATGGTTTTCCGCTACGCCAAGGGCAGCGAGGATGTGCAGCGCCGAGCCATGAAGGGACTCGCCAGCGCGTTCATGGAGGATAAGGGCGGGAAGGTGGTCCCGTTCCCTGCCGGGAAGGCCGAAGGCGAATAG
- a CDS encoding SAM-dependent methyltransferase codes for MDIPRIFTITESAHRIHNPFTPDKFAVLGQALRLEPGTRILDLGSGSGEMLCTWARDHGIRGVGVDMSSLFTEQARSRAVELGVADRVRFVHGDAAGYVVDEKVDVAACVGATWIGGGVAGTIALLSQSLREGGIILIGEPYWWQLPPTEDVAKGCLAGAVADFLTLPELLASFGRLGCDVVEMVLADQDGWDRYEAAKWLTMRRWLEANPADELAEEVRSKLTSEPVRYAAYTREYLGWGVFALMLR; via the coding sequence ATGGACATTCCACGGATTTTCACCATCACGGAAAGCGCGCATCGCATCCACAACCCGTTCACGCCCGACAAGTTCGCCGTTCTGGGCCAAGCGTTGCGTCTGGAACCCGGGACGCGCATCCTCGATCTCGGCAGCGGGTCGGGGGAGATGCTGTGCACCTGGGCCCGCGATCACGGCATACGCGGCGTCGGCGTGGACATGAGTTCCTTGTTCACCGAGCAGGCGAGGAGCCGGGCCGTGGAGCTCGGCGTCGCCGACCGCGTCCGGTTTGTCCACGGCGACGCCGCTGGCTATGTCGTCGACGAGAAGGTGGATGTGGCCGCCTGCGTCGGGGCCACCTGGATCGGTGGCGGCGTCGCCGGCACGATTGCGCTTTTGTCGCAAAGCCTGCGAGAAGGCGGAATCATCCTCATCGGCGAACCCTACTGGTGGCAATTGCCGCCGACGGAAGACGTCGCCAAGGGCTGTCTGGCCGGCGCGGTCGCCGACTTTCTCACGCTCCCGGAACTGCTTGCGTCTTTTGGCCGCCTGGGCTGCGACGTCGTGGAGATGGTCCTGGCCGACCAGGACGGCTGGGACCGCTACGAGGCGGCCAAATGGCTCACCATGCGCCGCTGGCTTGAAGCCAACCCTGCCGACGAGCTGGCGGAAGAGGTTCGGTCCAAGCTGACCTCGGAACCCGTGCGCTACGCCGCGTACACCCGCGAATACCTGGGGTGGGGCGTGTTTGCGCTGATGCTGCGGTGA